The following coding sequences are from one Mycoplasma mycoides subsp. capri window:
- the recA gene encoding recombinase RecA, producing the protein MSTELQNTIENNDIRESQMWNSKELKEAIKEIEKMFGKGSIMVLGQSDNLNIETFSSGSLLLDNALGIGGYPKGRIIEIYGPESSGKTTLSLHAICEVQRLGGIAAFIDAEHSLEPKYCQTLGIDTNKLLVSQPDNGEQALDILEMLINSNSIDLIVVDSVAALVPKTELDGEMSDQSIGLQARMMSKALRKLNGLIAKSNTTVIFINQLREKIGVIFGNPETTTGGKALKFFSSIRLEVRKSENILNNSEIIGNKIKIKVVKNKTAIPFKTTTISLLYNKGIDKLGELVDLLVSYEIIEKSGVWYSYQNEKIGQGRTSVIQWLNADENRINELTEQVKKLIKQD; encoded by the coding sequence ATGAGTACAGAATTACAAAATACAATAGAAAATAATGATATAAGAGAATCTCAAATGTGAAATTCAAAAGAGCTAAAAGAAGCTATTAAAGAAATTGAAAAAATGTTTGGTAAAGGTTCTATTATGGTTCTTGGCCAAAGTGATAATTTAAATATTGAAACATTTTCATCAGGATCACTTTTATTAGATAACGCATTAGGAATTGGTGGTTATCCTAAAGGAAGAATTATTGAAATTTATGGACCAGAATCATCTGGAAAAACCACTTTATCTTTACATGCTATTTGTGAAGTTCAAAGACTAGGTGGAATTGCTGCTTTTATTGATGCAGAACATTCTTTAGAACCTAAATATTGTCAAACTTTAGGAATTGATACAAATAAATTACTAGTTAGCCAACCAGATAATGGAGAACAAGCTTTAGATATTTTAGAAATGTTAATTAATTCAAATAGTATTGATTTAATTGTTGTTGATTCAGTTGCTGCTTTAGTGCCAAAAACTGAATTAGATGGTGAAATGAGTGATCAGTCAATTGGATTACAAGCAAGAATGATGTCTAAAGCATTAAGAAAATTAAACGGTTTAATTGCAAAATCAAATACTACAGTAATTTTTATTAACCAATTAAGAGAAAAAATTGGAGTTATTTTTGGAAATCCTGAAACTACAACAGGTGGTAAAGCTTTAAAGTTTTTTTCATCAATTAGATTAGAAGTTAGAAAATCAGAAAATATTTTAAATAATTCAGAAATTATTGGAAATAAAATCAAAATCAAAGTTGTTAAAAATAAAACAGCAATTCCTTTTAAAACTACAACAATTTCACTTTTATATAATAAAGGAATTGATAAGCTTGGTGAATTAGTAGATTTATTAGTTAGCTATGAAATTATTGAAAAATCAGGAGTTTGATATTCTTATCAAAATGAAAAAATTGGTCAAGGTAGAACTAGTGTTATTCAATGATTAAATGCTGATGAAAATAGAATAAATGAACTAACTGAACAAGTTAAAAAACTAATTAAACAAGATTAA
- a CDS encoding CinA family protein, whose product MSLKKLVKLLIKNNLTISTCESFTGGLFSNLITNIKNSSKTFYGSFVCYQTMFKENILNIDKQVIKKNGVISFECAKEMLIKTYELTKTNIVLSFTGNAGPNSMENKPVRLAYIGIKFNDQIKVYEFKPKFIGSRRCFKKRAIKFVIKILKKMILF is encoded by the coding sequence ATGAGTTTGAAAAAATTAGTTAAATTATTAATTAAAAATAATTTAACAATTTCAACTTGTGAGTCATTTACTGGTGGATTATTTAGTAATTTAATTACAAATATTAAAAACAGTTCAAAGACTTTTTATGGATCATTTGTCTGTTATCAAACTATGTTTAAAGAAAATATTTTAAATATAGACAAACAAGTTATTAAAAAAAATGGTGTTATTTCTTTTGAGTGTGCAAAAGAAATGTTGATAAAAACTTATGAATTAACAAAAACAAATATTGTATTAAGCTTTACTGGTAATGCTGGTCCTAATAGTATGGAAAATAAACCTGTAAGACTAGCATATATTGGAATTAAGTTTAATGATCAAATCAAAGTTTATGAATTTAAACCTAAATTTATAGGATCTAGACGATGCTTTAAAAAAAGAGCAATTAAATTTGTTATAAAAATTTTAAAAAAAATGATCCTTTTTTAA
- the ylqF gene encoding ribosome biogenesis GTPase YlqF, with the protein MSAEFNWFPGHMNKTLKDIEARIEMVDVVVEVIDSRAPYSSKNTTFKKLLKDKPIVYIFSKADIADSKITQQWVDYYVKNENSKVIVLYNRHTDIVNDLINVINELTAKKREKDKAKGIKNTLINALVIGIPNVGKSTFINRVIKGKNVKVGNKPGVTRGIQLIHLNPFINLLDTPGVLPSKLESETVAVNICAINSIKDNVFPKERVAAKLMSYVYNNYDDVIEKYYKINLRLQKPISVIDSYKIFETIGIEKKWYVTEDILDMERILSSFLKDLEKGKLGKISFEKVLEVVPEEIQKAINPEDNKQGNDISSLW; encoded by the coding sequence ATGAGTGCTGAGTTCAACTGATTTCCAGGTCATATGAATAAAACTTTAAAAGATATTGAAGCAAGAATTGAAATGGTTGATGTTGTTGTTGAAGTAATTGATTCAAGAGCTCCTTATTCATCAAAAAACACTACTTTTAAAAAGCTTTTAAAAGATAAACCAATTGTTTATATTTTTTCAAAAGCTGATATTGCTGATTCTAAAATTACTCAACAATGAGTTGATTATTATGTTAAAAATGAAAACTCAAAAGTAATAGTTTTATATAATAGACATACTGATATTGTTAATGATTTAATTAATGTAATTAATGAATTAACAGCTAAAAAACGTGAAAAAGATAAAGCTAAAGGAATTAAAAATACTTTAATTAATGCTTTAGTTATTGGAATTCCAAATGTTGGAAAATCTACTTTTATAAACAGAGTAATTAAAGGAAAAAACGTTAAAGTTGGAAATAAACCAGGTGTTACTAGAGGAATTCAATTAATTCATTTAAACCCATTTATTAATTTATTAGATACACCAGGAGTTTTACCTTCAAAATTAGAATCTGAAACAGTTGCTGTAAATATTTGTGCTATTAATTCAATAAAAGACAATGTCTTTCCAAAAGAAAGAGTTGCAGCTAAATTAATGAGTTATGTTTATAACAATTATGATGATGTGATTGAAAAATATTACAAAATAAATTTAAGATTACAAAAACCTATTTCAGTTATTGATTCTTATAAGATTTTTGAAACAATTGGAATTGAAAAAAAATGATATGTTACTGAAGATATTTTAGATATGGAAAGAATTTTATCTTCATTTTTAAAAGATTTAGAAAAAGGTAAACTAGGAAAAATTTCATTTGAAAAAGTTTTAGAAGTAGTTCCTGAAGAGATTCAAAAAGCAATTAACCCAGAAGATAATAAACAAGGTAATGATATTAGTTCATTATGATAG
- the rny gene encoding ribonuclease Y, which translates to MEENIIIILSVFLGIFFICFVISSVILLYFWKSKSRKNLIEQYTKEAKQAKKQVLANGYKEISEAKMLFLKRSELEKNELDRVKEQLDLRANDLKRSQEIVESKSQRLDAGILDLEKRKFLVDQKEEYLIKLLEDVSGLTKYQAKELLIKQIKNKSEKELISILKNAELQAHSKAKIISNNILISAMERIKVELTSQRTTNIVKLPSDDLKGRIIGKDGRNMKTFEQIGGVDIVVDETPNVVVVSSFNPIRREIATRTLEQLIIDGRIQPVKIENELKKQEQELEYIIQETGLNTIKELNINDIDIELVKLIGKLKFRTSYGQNVLAHSIEVAKLSGAIASELGLDVEKAIRAGLLHDIGKAIDFEKQGSHVVLGAEIARKYNEDPIIINSIESHHEDKEKSSEIAAIVAIADSISASRPGARYNAIDEFILRMHEIEKIGNSIPGVAKTYALQSGRQIRLIVDPLVASDLDLALILEKMKEQIKNKVIIPGEITITVIREKKETDILK; encoded by the coding sequence ATGGAAGAAAACATAATTATAATACTTTCAGTTTTTCTTGGTATATTTTTTATTTGCTTTGTTATTTCTAGTGTTATTTTACTTTATTTTTGAAAATCTAAATCAAGAAAAAATCTTATTGAACAATATACAAAAGAAGCTAAACAAGCTAAAAAACAAGTTTTAGCTAATGGATATAAAGAAATTAGTGAAGCTAAAATGCTTTTTTTAAAAAGAAGTGAATTAGAAAAAAACGAATTAGATAGAGTTAAAGAACAATTAGATCTAAGAGCTAATGATTTAAAAAGAAGTCAAGAAATTGTTGAATCTAAATCTCAACGATTAGATGCTGGAATTTTAGATTTAGAAAAAAGAAAATTTTTAGTAGATCAAAAAGAAGAATATTTAATTAAGCTTTTAGAAGATGTGTCAGGTTTAACAAAATATCAGGCAAAAGAATTGTTAATTAAACAAATAAAAAATAAGTCTGAAAAAGAACTTATCTCTATTTTAAAAAATGCTGAACTACAAGCTCATAGCAAAGCTAAAATTATTTCTAATAATATTTTGATTTCAGCAATGGAAAGAATTAAAGTAGAACTTACAAGTCAAAGAACAACAAATATTGTTAAATTACCATCAGATGATCTTAAAGGTCGTATTATTGGAAAAGATGGAAGAAACATGAAAACTTTTGAACAAATCGGTGGAGTTGATATTGTTGTTGATGAAACACCAAATGTTGTTGTAGTTTCTTCATTTAATCCAATTAGAAGAGAAATAGCAACACGAACATTAGAACAATTAATTATTGATGGTAGAATTCAACCAGTTAAAATTGAAAATGAGTTAAAAAAACAAGAACAAGAACTAGAATATATTATTCAAGAAACAGGATTAAATACTATTAAAGAATTAAATATTAATGATATTGATATCGAATTAGTTAAATTAATTGGTAAATTAAAGTTTAGAACTAGTTATGGACAAAATGTTTTAGCTCATTCAATTGAAGTTGCTAAATTATCTGGAGCTATTGCTTCTGAGCTAGGTTTAGATGTTGAAAAAGCAATTAGAGCTGGTTTATTACATGATATTGGTAAAGCAATAGATTTTGAAAAGCAAGGAAGTCATGTAGTATTAGGTGCTGAAATTGCTAGAAAATATAATGAAGATCCAATAATTATCAATTCTATTGAATCACATCATGAAGATAAAGAAAAATCTAGTGAAATAGCTGCTATTGTTGCTATTGCTGATTCTATTTCAGCTTCAAGACCAGGAGCTAGATATAATGCTATTGATGAATTTATTTTAAGAATGCATGAAATTGAAAAGATTGGAAATTCAATTCCTGGAGTTGCTAAAACTTATGCATTACAATCAGGTCGTCAAATTAGATTAATTGTTGATCCATTAGTTGCTTCTGATTTAGATTTAGCTTTAATTTTAGAAAAAATGAAAGAACAAATTAAAAATAAAGTAATTATTCCTGGTGAAATAACTATAACTGTAATAAGAGAAAAAAAAGAAACAGATATTTTAAAATAA
- the rplS gene encoding 50S ribosomal protein L19 translates to MSSKATKTVKSKFDIINNQLRNDLIDFRSGDTIRVDVKIKEGDKFRIQSFEGLVIKTQGSGITYSVVVRKMSNGVFVERTFPLHSPIIDSVTLIKRGKVRRSRIYYIRNLSGKAARIKEIMPTKQAK, encoded by the coding sequence ATGAGTTCAAAAGCTACAAAAACTGTTAAGTCAAAATTTGATATCATAAATAATCAATTACGAAATGATTTAATAGATTTTAGATCAGGAGACACTATTAGAGTTGATGTAAAAATTAAAGAAGGAGACAAATTCCGTATCCAATCTTTTGAAGGATTAGTTATTAAAACTCAAGGATCAGGAATTACTTATTCTGTAGTTGTTAGAAAAATGTCAAATGGTGTATTTGTTGAAAGAACATTCCCATTACACTCACCAATTATTGACTCAGTTACTTTAATTAAACGTGGTAAAGTTAGAAGATCTCGAATTTATTACATTAGAAATCTTTCTGGTAAAGCTGCAAGAATTAAAGAAATTATGCCAACAAAACAAGCTAAATAA
- the ffh gene encoding signal recognition particle protein, which produces MGFGDFLSKRMQKSIEKNMKNSTLNEENIKETLKEIRLSLLEADVNIEAAKEIINNVKQKALGGYISEGASAHQQMIKIVHEELVNILGKENAPLDINKKPSVVMMVGLQGSGKTTTANKLAYLLNKKNKKKVLLVGLDIYRPGAIEQLVQLGQKTNTQVFEKGKQDPVKTAEQALEYAKENNFDVVILDTAGRLQVDQVLMKELDNLKKKTSPNEILLVVDGMSGQEIINVTNEFNDKLKLSGVVVTKLDGDARGGATLSISYLTKLPIKFIGEGEGYNALAAFYPKRMADRLMGMGDIETLFERAVENIDERSIQKTMNRMFLGQFDLEDLRNQLAQIAKMGSLNKLMKMLPINKVSESQIQEAQRKLAVFSILMDSMTLKERRDPRVLKAISRKNRIIKGSGRSEKEFNELINSFEKGKKQVLEITKMIKSGRMPNLSKGGFKF; this is translated from the coding sequence ATGGGATTTGGTGATTTTTTATCAAAAAGAATGCAAAAAAGCATTGAAAAAAATATGAAAAATTCTACTTTAAATGAAGAAAACATTAAAGAGACTTTAAAAGAAATTAGATTATCATTACTAGAAGCTGATGTTAATATTGAAGCTGCTAAAGAAATTATTAATAATGTAAAACAAAAAGCTTTAGGTGGATATATTTCAGAAGGTGCTAGTGCTCATCAACAAATGATTAAAATTGTTCATGAAGAATTAGTAAATATTTTAGGAAAAGAAAATGCACCTTTAGATATAAATAAAAAACCAAGTGTTGTTATGATGGTTGGACTACAAGGAAGTGGTAAGACTACAACAGCTAACAAACTTGCTTATTTATTAAATAAAAAAAATAAGAAAAAAGTTTTATTAGTTGGATTAGATATTTATAGACCAGGAGCTATTGAACAATTAGTTCAACTTGGACAAAAAACAAATACACAAGTATTTGAAAAAGGAAAACAAGATCCAGTTAAAACAGCTGAACAAGCTTTAGAGTATGCAAAAGAAAATAATTTTGATGTTGTAATTTTAGATACAGCAGGAAGACTACAAGTTGATCAAGTTTTAATGAAAGAACTAGATAATTTAAAGAAAAAAACATCACCAAATGAAATTTTATTAGTTGTTGATGGAATGAGTGGTCAAGAAATTATTAATGTTACAAATGAGTTTAATGATAAGTTAAAACTATCTGGAGTTGTTGTTACTAAATTAGATGGAGATGCTAGAGGGGGAGCTACTTTATCTATTAGTTATTTAACTAAATTACCTATTAAGTTTATTGGTGAAGGTGAAGGATATAATGCTTTAGCTGCTTTTTATCCAAAAAGAATGGCCGATAGATTGATGGGAATGGGTGATATTGAAACTTTATTTGAAAGAGCTGTAGAAAATATTGATGAACGTTCTATTCAAAAAACTATGAACAGAATGTTTTTAGGTCAATTTGATTTAGAAGATTTAAGAAACCAATTAGCTCAAATTGCAAAAATGGGTAGTTTAAATAAATTAATGAAAATGTTACCTATTAATAAAGTAAGTGAATCACAAATTCAAGAAGCTCAAAGAAAATTAGCTGTCTTTTCAATTTTAATGGATTCAATGACTTTAAAAGAAAGACGTGATCCAAGAGTTTTAAAAGCAATAAGTAGAAAAAATCGAATTATTAAAGGATCAGGTCGAAGCGAAAAAGAATTTAATGAATTAATTAATTCATTTGAAAAAGGTAAAAAACAAGTTTTAGAAATCACTAAAATGATTAAAAGTGGAAGAATGCCAAATCTATCAAAAGGTGGATTTAAATTTTAA
- the trmD gene encoding tRNA (guanosine(37)-N1)-methyltransferase TrmD codes for MKFSIITLFPKIINSYIEESIIKRAINKQAIQIEVIDLRDFSTLSHNQVDDYQYGGGSGMVLMIEPLIRAIESVKTTNSIVLLTTPQGKTLNQSIVKKYANNDEHIIIICGHYEGYDERILDYIDDEISIGDYVITGGELASLILVDSISRIIPNVIKQESHENESFENNLLDHPVYTKPYEFRNKKVPDVLLSGHHQNIKKWREEQQVIKTLKKRPDLIDVNKLNKHQLEIYKKMKGEQ; via the coding sequence ATGAAATTTTCTATTATTACTTTATTTCCAAAAATCATTAATTCATATATAGAAGAATCAATTATTAAAAGAGCAATTAATAAACAAGCTATACAAATAGAAGTTATTGATTTAAGAGACTTTTCAACACTTAGTCATAACCAAGTTGATGATTATCAGTATGGTGGTGGTAGTGGAATGGTTTTAATGATTGAACCACTAATTAGAGCAATTGAATCAGTAAAAACAACAAACTCAATTGTTTTACTAACAACACCACAAGGAAAAACTTTAAATCAATCCATTGTAAAAAAATATGCTAATAATGATGAACATATTATTATTATTTGTGGTCATTATGAAGGATATGATGAAAGAATTTTAGATTATATTGATGATGAAATATCAATTGGTGATTATGTAATAACTGGAGGAGAATTAGCTAGTTTAATTTTAGTTGATTCAATTTCAAGAATTATACCAAACGTAATAAAACAAGAATCACATGAAAATGAGAGCTTTGAAAATAACTTATTAGATCATCCAGTTTATACTAAACCATATGAATTTAGAAATAAGAAAGTTCCAGATGTTTTATTAAGTGGTCATCATCAAAACATTAAAAAGTGAAGAGAAGAACAACAAGTAATAAAAACACTTAAAAAAAGACCAGATTTAATTGATGTAAATAAATTAAATAAACACCAACTAGAAATTTATAAAAAAATGAAAGGAGAACAATAA
- a CDS encoding 23S rRNA (pseudouridine(1915)-N(3))-methyltransferase RlmH, producing the protein MKIKIICFGKLDKKFYIDAFNDYFKRLEKYADIEIIELKEEINGELNKIKELNSDLLLNKLESYKDFEKVILDVNSKLISTENLVDLIQTNLNYKNAKILFVIGPSDGYSKKFLNFFNNKISLAKITLPHQLCRIVLIEQIYRVFKIIKNEKYHK; encoded by the coding sequence ATGAAAATTAAAATCATTTGTTTTGGTAAATTAGATAAAAAATTTTATATTGATGCTTTTAATGATTATTTTAAAAGATTAGAAAAATATGCTGATATAGAAATAATTGAATTAAAAGAAGAAATAAATGGTGAATTAAATAAAATAAAAGAACTAAATTCAGATCTTTTATTAAACAAATTAGAAAGTTATAAAGATTTTGAAAAAGTTATTTTGGATGTTAATTCAAAATTAATTTCAACTGAAAACTTAGTTGATTTAATTCAAACTAATTTAAATTATAAAAACGCTAAAATTTTATTTGTAATTGGTCCTAGTGATGGGTATTCAAAAAAATTTTTAAACTTCTTTAATAATAAAATTTCTTTAGCAAAAATCACTCTACCACACCAGTTATGTAGAATAGTTTTAATTGAACAAATTTATCGAGTTTTTAAGATTATAAAAAATGAAAAATATCATAAATAA
- the rimM gene encoding ribosome maturation factor RimM (Essential for efficient processing of 16S rRNA): MNANLIKIGVIVNTFSIKGQVKVILNDDIMIDDLNKIDTFFIKTNNNFQVLRIQNITLNKTKNQLIVKFLNLDNINDVIKYKNQEIYCLKDKNISQIISLIGFKFVSLKTNGIISDYMNNTYQQLVKVKSENQKEFWVPLVDVFIKEIDYQNKVIIAKDVEGLK; the protein is encoded by the coding sequence ATGAATGCTAATCTTATTAAAATAGGTGTTATAGTCAATACTTTTTCTATTAAAGGGCAAGTTAAAGTTATTCTAAATGATGATATTATGATTGATGATTTAAATAAAATCGATACCTTTTTTATAAAAACTAATAATAATTTTCAAGTTTTAAGAATACAAAACATTACTTTAAATAAAACTAAAAATCAATTAATTGTTAAATTTTTAAATTTAGATAATATTAATGATGTTATTAAATATAAAAATCAAGAAATTTATTGTTTAAAAGATAAAAATATTAGTCAAATTATTTCATTAATTGGTTTTAAGTTTGTAAGTTTAAAAACAAATGGAATTATTAGTGATTATATGAATAATACTTATCAACAATTAGTTAAAGTTAAATCTGAAAATCAAAAAGAGTTTTGAGTGCCTTTAGTTGATGTTTTTATAAAAGAGATTGATTACCAAAACAAAGTAATAATTGCAAAAGATGTTGAAGGACTAAAATAG
- the rpsP gene encoding 30S ribosomal protein S16 translates to MVKLRLKRIGKKQAPFYRIVAADSRINRNGQYIELVGTFNPLKDEVKIDKELTLKWLNNGAQPTDTVRTLLSKQGILKALHEAKFSKNTEKK, encoded by the coding sequence ATGGTTAAATTAAGATTAAAAAGAATCGGTAAAAAACAAGCGCCATTTTATAGAATAGTAGCAGCTGACTCACGTATTAATCGTAATGGTCAATATATTGAATTAGTTGGAACATTCAACCCATTAAAAGATGAAGTTAAAATTGACAAAGAATTAACTTTAAAATGACTAAATAATGGTGCTCAACCAACTGATACAGTAAGAACTTTACTTTCAAAACAAGGTATTTTAAAAGCCTTACATGAAGCTAAATTTTCTAAAAATACTGAAAAAAAATAA
- a CDS encoding BspA family leucine-rich repeat surface protein: MKKILIFLNSLLVISLTSLVVSCYQLDTQTLEMLSTKIKDELNEVDLKITNLQKENNSLESQLQELKNIEKISYKFEPFTRLYDKANGYRYKASKINLPTKNQYFKIKIKLNKFKNNQQVKVLLNDIQIKENQILNQEKINYQLKQNIENTKEDLSKFWGYGINPVYNKNQLVKIGYFLTRDFEIQIEKIKPETNQVPDHLPKEITSLKLAFQQNINSKIKGIENWKTDNIKNMSEMFESAKNFNQDISNWNTSNVTKFNSMFNEAEQFNQNLSNWKTDNAINMDSMFVDAKNFNNNNQKLVWNTKNVTNMRSMFLGASMFNQDISNWDVSNVTDMSNMFFRATSFNQNISNWNVLNVTNMSKMFFEASSFDQDLSKWKVNKNVVFDDFASRSKINNDNKKLPNFNN; the protein is encoded by the coding sequence ATGAAAAAAATATTAATATTTTTAAATTCACTATTAGTAATTAGTTTAACTAGTTTAGTTGTTTCTTGTTATCAACTTGATACACAAACTCTAGAAATGTTAAGTACAAAAATTAAAGATGAACTAAATGAAGTTGATTTAAAAATTACTAATTTACAAAAAGAAAATAATAGTTTAGAATCTCAACTACAAGAATTAAAAAATATAGAAAAAATAAGCTATAAGTTTGAACCTTTTACTAGGTTATATGATAAAGCTAATGGTTATAGATATAAAGCAAGTAAAATAAACTTACCTACTAAAAATCAATACTTTAAAATAAAAATTAAATTAAATAAATTTAAAAATAATCAACAAGTCAAAGTACTTTTAAATGACATTCAAATTAAAGAAAATCAAATTTTAAATCAAGAAAAAATAAATTATCAACTAAAACAAAATATTGAAAATACAAAAGAAGATTTATCTAAGTTTTGAGGTTATGGAATTAATCCAGTTTATAACAAAAATCAGTTAGTAAAAATTGGATATTTTTTAACTAGAGATTTTGAAATTCAAATAGAAAAAATTAAACCTGAAACAAATCAAGTACCAGATCATTTACCTAAAGAAATCACTTCTTTAAAATTAGCATTTCAACAAAATATAAATTCAAAAATTAAAGGTATAGAAAATTGAAAAACAGATAATATTAAAAATATGAGTGAAATGTTTGAAAGTGCTAAAAACTTTAATCAAGATATATCAAATTGAAATACTTCTAATGTAACTAAATTTAATTCAATGTTTAATGAAGCTGAACAATTTAATCAGAATCTAAGTAATTGAAAAACTGATAATGCTATTAATATGGATTCAATGTTTGTTGATGCTAAAAACTTTAATAATAATAATCAAAAACTAGTATGAAATACTAAAAATGTAACTAATATGAGATCGATGTTTTTAGGTGCTAGTATGTTTAATCAAGACATTTCAAATTGAGATGTGTCTAATGTAACTGATATGAGTAATATGTTTTTTAGAGCAACTTCATTTAATCAAAATATTTCAAATTGAAATGTTCTAAATGTAACTAATATGAGTAAAATGTTTTTTGAAGCATCTAGTTTTGATCAAGATTTAAGTAAATGAAAAGTTAACAAAAATGTTGTTTTTGATGATTTTGCTTCTAGATCTAAAATAAATAATGATAATAAAAAACTTCCTAACTTTAATAATTAA
- a CDS encoding BspA family leucine-rich repeat surface protein translates to MKKILTLFSSLAMISTTGFLVVACNNTNNNPVKSEVIINNKQAVIDLWNKEFKNKLDSAKNTSLIVEMLKEKLPKKISDTIDLNGSLYENTVSKLTKDENNKLNQKVKVLVNKDVIELEVGSVKYGQQSIKYKTKEGKIVEKNKDEWEKMVWKDPVKKRNKQEISDIVEVIQMGYYDDEGENYLKPFNKNIHYVQAFEMPTNISKISALLPREVNSLSKVFNQITSANVDGIEKWDVSRVCQMSFLFDGAKNFNQDISNWDVKILRDANSMFADNAKFNQNLGKWKPYNLAFARKMFARAKEFNQDLSSWQTSHVYNMEQMFDGAEKFNSNLDKWDTSHVESMKQMFSDAKAFNGNISSWNTTNVKTMASMFRRAKNFSQDISKWDTKKVVDMSNMFSEAEKFNSNISKWDVSNVTNMNFMFNKASSFDQNLSEWKVNEKVKHNNFATGSKIEKQMDKLPKFKDSSTTSSTTPSTPSVAKPKMK, encoded by the coding sequence ATGAAAAAAATATTAACATTATTTAGCTCATTAGCAATGATTAGTACTACTGGTTTTTTAGTAGTAGCATGTAATAATACAAATAATAATCCAGTTAAATCAGAAGTTATTATCAATAACAAACAAGCTGTTATAGATTTGTGAAATAAAGAGTTTAAAAACAAATTAGATAGTGCTAAAAATACTAGTTTAATTGTTGAAATGCTTAAAGAAAAATTACCAAAAAAAATTAGTGATACTATTGATTTAAATGGTAGTTTGTATGAAAATACTGTTTCAAAATTAACTAAAGATGAAAATAATAAATTAAATCAAAAAGTTAAAGTTTTAGTAAATAAAGATGTTATTGAATTAGAAGTTGGATCTGTTAAATATGGTCAACAATCAATAAAATATAAAACAAAAGAAGGAAAGATTGTTGAAAAAAATAAAGACGAATGAGAAAAAATGGTTTGAAAAGATCCAGTTAAAAAAAGAAACAAACAAGAAATAAGTGACATTGTTGAAGTTATTCAAATGGGTTATTATGATGATGAAGGTGAAAATTATCTAAAACCATTTAATAAAAATATTCATTACGTACAAGCATTTGAAATGCCAACAAATATTTCTAAAATAAGTGCACTTTTACCAAGAGAAGTTAATAGTTTAAGTAAAGTATTTAATCAAATCACGTCTGCAAATGTTGATGGTATTGAAAAATGAGATGTTTCTAGAGTTTGTCAAATGAGTTTCTTATTTGATGGTGCTAAAAACTTTAATCAAGATATTTCAAATTGAGATGTAAAAATTTTAAGAGATGCTAATTCAATGTTTGCTGATAATGCTAAATTTAATCAAAATTTAGGAAAATGAAAACCATATAATTTAGCATTTGCTAGAAAAATGTTTGCTAGAGCAAAAGAATTTAATCAAGATCTAAGTTCATGACAAACTTCTCATGTTTATAATATGGAACAAATGTTTGATGGAGCAGAAAAATTTAATTCTAATTTAGATAAATGAGATACTTCTCATGTTGAATCTATGAAACAAATGTTTTCTGATGCTAAAGCATTTAATGGAAATATTTCATCTTGAAATACTACTAATGTAAAAACAATGGCTTCAATGTTTAGAAGAGCTAAAAATTTTAGTCAAGATATTTCTAAATGAGATACTAAAAAAGTAGTTGATATGAGTAATATGTTTTCAGAAGCTGAAAAATTTAATTCTAATATATCAAAATGAGATGTTTCTAATGTAACTAATATGAACTTTATGTTTAATAAAGCCTCTAGTTTTGATCAAAATTTAAGTGAATGAAAAGTTAATGAAAAAGTAAAACACAATAATTTTGCAACTGGTTCAAAAATAGAAAAACAAATGGATAAACTTCCTAAATTTAAAGATTCATCTACAACTTCATCTACAACTCCATCAACTCCATCAGTAGCTAAACCTAAAATGAAATAA